From Demequina lutea, a single genomic window includes:
- the pntB gene encoding Re/Si-specific NAD(P)(+) transhydrogenase subunit beta: MTIIGLIQGLYIVAGVMFILSLAGLSKPATARAGNTIGIAGMSLALAATVWNSLYESAEMPDRQSVWLTALLILAVLAIGLSIGAPIARKVEMTQMPELIAAFHSFVGMAAVLVGVNSYLAESGGDTVHTVEVALGVLIGAYTFTGSIVAFLKLSAKMSSAPLVLPGRNLINVTAFAAFVALMFWLIALGDGSRTLGLVLVVVMAVIGFGLGWHMVAAIGGGDMPVVVSMLNSYSGWAAAAAGFMLGNNLLIITGALVGSSGAILSYIMCRAMNRSFISVILGGFGSDGAAPTAGADGPMGEYTEISAEGAAEALMSAKSVVITPGYGMAVAKAQYPVAELTHRLRARGIKVRFGVHPVAGRLPGHMNVLLAEAKVPYDIVLEMDEINDDFADTDVVLVIGANDTVNPAANDDPSSPIAGMPVLEVWKAQHVIVFKRSMATGYAGVQNPLFFKENTDMLFGDAKTQVEAIVAALPALQKA, from the coding sequence GTGACGATCATCGGACTGATTCAGGGCCTGTACATCGTTGCCGGCGTCATGTTCATCCTGTCGCTGGCTGGACTGTCAAAGCCGGCCACCGCTCGCGCAGGCAACACCATCGGCATCGCGGGCATGAGCCTTGCGCTTGCCGCGACGGTCTGGAACTCCCTGTACGAGTCGGCCGAAATGCCCGACCGCCAGTCGGTGTGGCTCACCGCGCTGCTCATCCTCGCCGTGCTCGCGATCGGCTTGTCGATCGGCGCTCCGATCGCCCGCAAGGTCGAGATGACCCAGATGCCTGAACTGATCGCCGCATTCCACTCGTTCGTGGGTATGGCAGCCGTGCTGGTGGGCGTCAACTCCTACCTTGCCGAGTCCGGTGGCGACACCGTCCACACCGTCGAGGTGGCGCTCGGCGTACTGATCGGTGCCTACACGTTCACCGGATCCATCGTGGCGTTCCTCAAGCTGTCGGCCAAGATGAGCTCCGCGCCGCTCGTGCTGCCTGGTCGCAACCTCATCAACGTGACCGCCTTTGCCGCCTTCGTCGCCCTGATGTTCTGGCTCATTGCGCTCGGTGACGGCAGCCGCACGCTGGGCCTCGTGCTCGTCGTGGTGATGGCAGTGATCGGGTTTGGGCTCGGCTGGCACATGGTGGCCGCCATTGGCGGTGGCGACATGCCCGTCGTCGTGTCGATGCTCAACAGCTACTCCGGATGGGCCGCGGCCGCTGCGGGCTTCATGCTCGGCAACAACCTGCTCATCATTACGGGCGCACTGGTCGGTTCTTCAGGTGCAATCCTCAGTTACATCATGTGCCGCGCGATGAACCGCTCGTTCATCTCCGTCATTCTGGGCGGCTTCGGTTCGGATGGCGCCGCCCCCACTGCGGGCGCCGACGGCCCGATGGGCGAATACACGGAGATTTCCGCCGAAGGCGCGGCCGAGGCGCTGATGTCGGCCAAGTCCGTGGTCATTACCCCCGGATACGGGATGGCGGTAGCCAAGGCTCAGTACCCAGTAGCCGAACTCACTCACCGCTTGCGAGCGCGGGGTATCAAGGTGCGCTTCGGAGTACACCCTGTCGCGGGGCGCCTGCCCGGCCACATGAACGTGCTGCTGGCCGAGGCGAAGGTGCCGTATGACATCGTCCTGGAAATGGACGAGATTAACGACGATTTCGCCGATACCGACGTGGTGCTGGTGATCGGCGCCAACGACACCGTCAACCCCGCAGCAAACGACGACCCCTCGTCACCGATTGCCGGCATGCCGGTGCTTGAGGTGTGGAAAGCGCAGCACGTCATCGTGTTCAAGCGCTCCATGGCCACCGGATACGCAGGCGTGCAGAACCCGCTGTTCTTCAAGGAGAACACGGACATGCTGTTCGGCGACGCGAAGACCCAGGTCGAGGCGATCGTCGCGGCACTGCCCGCGCTGCAGAAGGCTTAG
- a CDS encoding SDR family NAD(P)-dependent oxidoreductase, whose amino-acid sequence MNDFDISGKTMVITGATSGIGRGLVDHFIDRGVVVAAVGGHESTVEQLRDELEASGRSARTYVADLRDVTHIAPLFDRIAADLGQIDILVNNAGMGRPIPAIDVTVEDWDSMMDLNLRAAFFCAQAAARHMLPRGYGRIINMSSQISVVANQDEVVYCASKGGLNQVTRTLALEWGGAGVVVTGVAPTFTYTAGTAERLDTPSFRDAVLAKIPRGRFATIGDIGAAVQYLASDVGDMANGSTLMVDGGWTIV is encoded by the coding sequence ATGAATGATTTCGATATCAGCGGCAAGACGATGGTCATCACCGGCGCCACGAGTGGCATCGGCAGGGGCCTCGTTGACCACTTCATCGACCGCGGCGTGGTAGTCGCAGCCGTTGGCGGCCACGAGTCAACGGTTGAGCAGCTGCGGGATGAGTTGGAGGCGAGCGGCCGATCGGCGCGGACCTACGTTGCCGACTTGCGGGACGTGACGCACATCGCGCCGCTCTTCGACCGTATTGCGGCCGACCTCGGCCAGATCGACATCCTGGTCAACAACGCGGGGATGGGGCGCCCGATCCCTGCGATCGACGTCACGGTCGAGGACTGGGACTCGATGATGGACCTCAATCTGCGGGCCGCGTTCTTCTGTGCGCAGGCCGCCGCTCGCCACATGCTTCCCCGCGGCTACGGCCGGATCATCAACATGAGTTCGCAGATCTCGGTGGTGGCGAACCAAGACGAGGTCGTCTACTGCGCCTCCAAGGGTGGCCTGAATCAGGTGACACGGACGTTGGCCCTCGAGTGGGGTGGCGCAGGCGTCGTCGTCACGGGTGTCGCACCGACCTTCACCTACACCGCCGGAACAGCCGAGCGGCTCGACACCCCGAGTTTCCGCGACGCCGTGCTGGCGAAGATCCCCCGCGGCCGCTTCGCGACGATCGGAGACATCGGGGCGGCCGTGCAGTACCTGGCCAGCGATGTGGGCGACATGGCAAATGGGTCGACGCTCATGGTCGACGGAGGCTGGACGATCGTCTGA
- a CDS encoding formate/nitrite transporter family protein: MTDQNGLFPGRYFISTVLDSLETKTAMSAGVARIYLMRAAMAGGLAGIMYMADFAVVATFGGIGNGDLVGIGRMVGALVFGFALVFIYYSKSELLTSNMMIVAIGAYHRRTTPLKALRILLLCYVGNFIGGLVVALLVAGSSLGDGAVGTQMEAAVDHKLAYLSEGLSGYSDLFVRAVLCNFMINLAMLMVYNGRIKDDFTKSLAMIMSVFVFAFLGFEHSVANTVLFTIVGLQHGLNVGMAAGNIAIVLVGNFVGGGLLIGYYYAYANDDRRYLRKQGVSPDE; encoded by the coding sequence ATGACCGATCAGAACGGGCTCTTCCCCGGTAGGTACTTCATTTCGACCGTTCTCGACTCGCTCGAGACCAAGACCGCGATGAGCGCAGGCGTCGCTCGCATCTACCTCATGAGGGCCGCCATGGCCGGCGGGCTTGCGGGGATCATGTACATGGCCGACTTTGCGGTGGTGGCAACTTTCGGCGGCATCGGCAACGGCGATCTGGTGGGAATCGGCCGCATGGTGGGTGCCCTCGTGTTCGGCTTCGCCCTGGTCTTCATCTACTACAGCAAGTCCGAGCTCCTGACGTCGAACATGATGATCGTCGCGATCGGTGCGTACCACCGCCGGACCACACCCCTCAAGGCGCTGCGCATCCTGCTGTTGTGCTACGTGGGTAACTTCATCGGCGGACTCGTTGTCGCGCTCCTGGTTGCGGGCTCGAGCCTCGGCGACGGGGCGGTAGGCACCCAGATGGAAGCCGCCGTCGACCACAAGCTGGCATACCTGTCCGAGGGCCTTTCGGGGTACTCGGACCTGTTCGTGCGCGCCGTCCTCTGCAACTTCATGATCAACCTGGCAATGTTGATGGTCTACAACGGCCGCATCAAGGACGACTTCACCAAATCTCTCGCCATGATCATGAGCGTGTTCGTTTTCGCCTTCCTCGGCTTCGAGCACTCGGTCGCGAACACGGTGCTGTTCACCATCGTCGGACTCCAGCACGGCCTCAACGTCGGAATGGCGGCGGGCAACATCGCCATCGTGTTGGTGGGCAACTTCGTCGGTGGAGGCCTGCTCATCGGTTATTACTACGCCTACGCCAACGACGACAGGCGCTACCTTCGCAAGCAAGGCGTGAGCCCCGACGAATAG